ATCGGCTAGCATCACTATTCCCGTTTCTTTTTTTTGGGGTTTTGGACCTGGATAACGGAATAAATCTTCATTAACCTTTTTCTGGGTTTTCTTTGCCAAAGTAAGAAAATATTGTGCAGTTGTTGTTCCATGATGCTGAGGAATAAAATCGATCACTTCTTTTGGAAGATCATGCTTTCTACCCAGTTCAATCCCTTCTTCAACATGTTTAATAATTATGTCAGCGCTTTCAGCAGGATCAAGCTGATCGTGATCACTCCTTTCATCCGAAGTATTTTCAACAAAATAATTTGGATCTGCCGATTTTCCGATGTCATGATACATTGCTCCAACTTTTGCTAAAACTGGATTAGCACCAATCGATTTTGCTGCAGATTCAGCTAAAGAGCTTATCGCAACAGAGTGATGATATGTCCCTGGAGCCCTAGTTTGTAATGTTTGAAGAAGCGGATGATTAAAATCGAGTAATTCGACTAATGTTAAATCTGTTGTAACATTGAATGTTCGTTCGAAGAAAATTAGAAGCCCATAAGTTAAAACTGGGGAGAATGCCGCGTTCACTAATGCAAAAGTCAGTTCTGTACCGAGTACTTCCCATTCAATGAATCTCTCAAGCCCAAGTGAAAGTATGCCAACAAGGTATCCAATGAATATGAACATCATCGAACGGAATATTTGACTCCGACTGCGAATATCACGAACCGAATAGGCGGCTAAAGCTCCAGCCACCAAACTAATAACCGCAATTGTATAATCGTTTCCCCTGATTCCAGCGATAATCAACGAGATTACAACAGTACCATAAAATCCTACACGCGAATCAAAAATTATCGTGAGCAACATGGATGCAACTGGGACTAAAATCAAATACTGAAGCGGAGCGTCAACCTCAATTTTGACAGTAAGAAATGCTAAAACTGATATGAGAATTATTATTATACTAATTAATAATATTTTACTGTTGTCATTAAAAATTTTCTTGCGGAAGAGATATGAATAGATCGCTAGAATCGCGAGAATCATGGCAATGTGTCCCATCTTTCCAAGAGATTGGGCATACACATTTAGTTTACCAGCTCGCTGCAGCTTCAATATTTTATATGATTCTATTTTCCGTTTTATTTGCGGAGTAATTCTATCATGCTTCGCTACGATTTTTTCATTTTCAGCAACGATATCAATATTTCGAGAAACTTTTGATTTGCTGAGTTCAACATTTTGATTTGTGAATTCTGAATTGAATATGACATTCGGAGTTATAAATGATTTTGCAAGTTTAACTGTAATTGCTTTTTCTTCTATTGAAAGATCGTTTAATGATTTAACAACTCCGTTTACAATGGTTTCGACATTTGAGATATCAAAATATTTAAGTTTTGAATAAACGCGTTCAATATTTTCTGAGCGAATTGTTATACTATCTTTGAGAATTTCGCTCTTCTGAATATCAAGCAATCCAACCTGATAGGCCATTCGAACTGTTTTTTTAACTTCCGAAAATATTGAACTGATTTTACTTAAAGATACTGAATTGATTAAAGTATTTAGTTCTTCTTGAGAGAAATGATTTTGAAAATAAGGCGCAATGGAATCAATGCTAACATCTCCACGTTCACTATTTCTTCTTAGTTCTTTTGTTAACAAACGATTTAAACTGTCAATTTCGTCGATGAATTTGACTTCAATTGAGTCATGCTCTTCAAAAACTAGGTGAACTGATTTTTCTGCGGCTTCAAGTTCCCTTTCGAACTCGGCTTTATCTTTCAGTACAGGGAACGTAAATGGGGCAATCAAATCTT
This is a stretch of genomic DNA from Ignavibacteria bacterium. It encodes these proteins:
- a CDS encoding HDIG domain-containing protein → MFKLLSKIDVKKNPTLRILVVLSTIVLISFFFPTGESIEFEVKVGDVWNSKDLIAPFTFPVLKDKAEFERELEAAEKSVHLVFEEHDSIEVKFIDEIDSLNRLLTKELRRNSERGDVSIDSIAPYFQNHFSQEELNTLINSVSLSKISSIFSEVKKTVRMAYQVGLLDIQKSEILKDSITIRSENIERVYSKLKYFDISNVETIVNGVVKSLNDLSIEEKAITVKLAKSFITPNVIFNSEFTNQNVELSKSKVSRNIDIVAENEKIVAKHDRITPQIKRKIESYKILKLQRAGKLNVYAQSLGKMGHIAMILAILAIYSYLFRKKIFNDNSKILLISIIIILISVLAFLTVKIEVDAPLQYLILVPVASMLLTIIFDSRVGFYGTVVISLIIAGIRGNDYTIAVISLVAGALAAYSVRDIRSRSQIFRSMMFIFIGYLVGILSLGLERFIEWEVLGTELTFALVNAAFSPVLTYGLLIFFERTFNVTTDLTLVELLDFNHPLLQTLQTRAPGTYHHSVAISSLAESAAKSIGANPVLAKVGAMYHDIGKSADPNYFVENTSDERSDHDQLDPAESADIIIKHVEEGIELGRKHDLPKEVIDFIPQHHGTTTAQYFLTLAKKTQKKVNEDLFRYPGPKPQKKETGIVMLADAVESVSRTLEDPNRDELEEIIDKIIRTRFTERQLDECDLTMKDLTNIKESFLNILSGIYHQRIDYPTEKQN